The following are from one region of the Stenotrophomonas lactitubi genome:
- a CDS encoding UbiH/UbiF family hydroxylase yields the protein MNRRARLDVVIVGGGVVGAACALALADAGLAVALVEGREPAPWQAAQPDLRVFAFAADNVQLLQRLGVWPTIAQARAWPYRRMQVWDAAGGDDLLFDADRFGRRELGFIVENGLLQDRLWAALPAAGVELHCPARVEALEQDEHGVRLRLDDGRRIEAALAVAADGAESTLRGLAGIEVERHDYQQRGVVAYVDSELPNQATAWQRFLPTGPLALLPVAERRSSIVWTLPDDEAARVLALDEDAFNRELTRAFAARLGELRLASPRAAFPLRRQLARHYVAGRVLALGDAAHVVHPLAGQGVNLGLRDVAALRHWLAPSAERRGQPRLSPQRLQRWARERRSDNQIAAYSFDAINRLFSNDEMHLTLARGRALGCAGKWPPLVQAFWKRAAGV from the coding sequence ATGAACCGGCGCGCACGCCTGGACGTGGTCATTGTGGGCGGCGGCGTGGTCGGCGCTGCCTGCGCGCTGGCCCTGGCCGATGCTGGTCTTGCCGTGGCGCTGGTGGAAGGACGCGAGCCTGCACCGTGGCAGGCCGCACAGCCGGATCTGCGGGTGTTCGCCTTCGCCGCCGACAACGTGCAGCTGCTGCAGCGTCTCGGTGTGTGGCCGACGATCGCGCAGGCGCGCGCCTGGCCGTACCGGCGCATGCAGGTGTGGGATGCGGCCGGTGGCGACGACCTGCTGTTCGACGCGGACCGCTTCGGCCGTCGCGAACTGGGTTTCATCGTCGAGAACGGGTTGCTGCAGGATCGCCTGTGGGCGGCGCTGCCGGCCGCCGGCGTGGAGCTGCATTGCCCGGCGCGCGTGGAAGCGCTCGAACAGGACGAGCACGGTGTGCGCCTGCGCCTGGATGATGGCCGTCGCATCGAAGCCGCGCTGGCCGTGGCTGCCGACGGTGCGGAATCGACCCTGCGCGGACTGGCCGGGATCGAGGTCGAGCGCCACGATTACCAGCAGCGCGGGGTGGTCGCCTATGTGGACAGCGAGCTGCCCAACCAAGCGACGGCCTGGCAGCGTTTCCTGCCGACCGGTCCGCTGGCGCTGCTGCCGGTGGCCGAGCGCCGCAGCTCCATCGTCTGGACGTTGCCCGACGACGAGGCGGCACGCGTGCTGGCGCTGGACGAAGACGCATTCAATCGTGAACTGACCCGTGCCTTCGCCGCGCGCCTGGGTGAGCTGCGGCTGGCCTCGCCGCGCGCGGCGTTCCCGCTGCGCCGGCAGTTGGCCCGCCACTACGTGGCCGGTCGCGTGTTGGCGCTGGGCGATGCCGCCCACGTGGTGCACCCGCTGGCCGGGCAGGGCGTCAACCTCGGCCTGCGCGACGTCGCCGCCCTGCGGCACTGGCTGGCGCCGTCCGCCGAACGTCGTGGGCAGCCACGGTTGTCGCCGCAGCGTCTGCAGCGCTGGGCGCGTGAGCGTCGCAGCGACAACCAGATCGCTGCTTACAGCTTCGACGCGATCAACCGACTGTTCTCCAACGACGAGATGCACCTGACCCTGGCGCGTGGACGCGCGCTGGGCTGTGCGGGCAAGTGGCCGCCGCTGGTGCAGGCCTTCTGGAAGCGCGCCGCAGGGGTGTGA
- a CDS encoding nucleoside deaminase, translated as MLYAQVHLTLPAWIHDQIDLDRRYPGDEAKVALAIELSRLNVDHASGGPFGAVVFGPDDKVIAAGVNRVMPHSTSLAHAENMAYMLAQQRLQTPRLNAVLSPITLATSSQPCCQCYGATVWAGIDRLLIGASSADVEELTPFDEGPLPADWVGELNKRGIEVVQGLNRDAARSVLRAYGESDGARY; from the coding sequence ATGCTGTACGCGCAAGTCCACCTGACCCTTCCCGCCTGGATCCACGACCAGATCGACCTGGATCGTCGATATCCGGGCGACGAGGCCAAGGTCGCGCTGGCGATCGAGCTGTCGCGGCTGAACGTCGACCACGCCAGTGGCGGCCCGTTCGGCGCCGTGGTGTTCGGGCCGGATGACAAGGTGATCGCCGCCGGCGTGAACCGGGTGATGCCGCACTCGACCTCGCTGGCGCACGCCGAGAACATGGCCTACATGCTGGCCCAGCAGCGCCTGCAGACCCCGCGCCTGAACGCGGTGCTGTCGCCGATCACCCTGGCCACCAGCTCGCAGCCGTGCTGCCAGTGCTACGGAGCCACCGTGTGGGCCGGCATCGACCGCCTGCTGATCGGCGCGAGTTCGGCCGACGTGGAAGAACTGACCCCGTTCGATGAAGGCCCGCTGCCGGCCGACTGGGTGGGCGAACTCAACAAGCGCGGCATCGAAGTGGTGCAGGGTCTGAACCGCGATGCGGCGCGCAGCGTGCTGCGTGCCTATGGGGAAAGCGATGGCGCCCGTTACTGA
- a CDS encoding DUF6348 family protein: MSADPSALLPLLQQVLLGRDIACTVEGGDLLLDSGLQLTPHSVSSNERDNGGWQTSTVIETRHAGLFADGLFEYQHANGATEQESLLSGFDTWVRVDLATLQAAVGAEDAPDLPMMGLTYPSGDEGEEHERTVVLGPLAHYRARELDDAAACSEDDHGSCPCCLFTKSIDAFDDLLKAHHFLAIRLFASRDEQGQCEADCRVNGHDFAPALPLLRAYAARWPQAGLEFRKQYVVIRTGSPSPA, translated from the coding sequence ATGTCCGCTGACCCGAGTGCACTTCTGCCGCTGCTGCAACAGGTCCTGCTGGGCCGTGACATCGCCTGCACCGTCGAGGGCGGCGACCTGTTGCTCGACAGCGGCCTGCAGCTGACGCCGCACAGCGTCTCCAGCAACGAACGCGACAACGGCGGCTGGCAGACGTCCACCGTCATCGAGACCCGTCACGCCGGCCTGTTCGCCGATGGCCTGTTCGAATACCAGCACGCCAATGGCGCGACCGAACAGGAGTCGTTGCTGTCCGGCTTCGACACCTGGGTGCGGGTGGATCTGGCGACCCTGCAGGCCGCCGTCGGTGCCGAAGACGCACCGGATCTGCCGATGATGGGGCTGACTTACCCGAGCGGCGACGAAGGCGAAGAACACGAGCGCACCGTGGTGCTGGGGCCGCTGGCCCATTACCGCGCCCGCGAACTGGACGACGCTGCCGCGTGCAGCGAGGACGACCACGGCTCCTGCCCCTGCTGCCTGTTCACCAAGAGCATCGACGCCTTCGACGACCTGCTGAAGGCCCACCACTTCCTGGCCATCCGCCTGTTCGCGTCGCGCGACGAGCAGGGCCAGTGCGAAGCCGACTGCAGGGTCAACGGCCATGACTTCGCCCCTGCCCTGCCACTGCTGCGCGCCTATGCCGCACGCTGGCCGCAGGCGGGGCTGGAGTTCCGCAAGCAGTACGTGGTGATCCGCACCGGCTCACCGTCACCGGCCTGA
- a CDS encoding histone deacetylase family protein produces the protein MLVFTHPACLLHDPGPGHPECPQRLQVVLDALHEAFPGQLEWREAPPAKFGELTRVHDSALLDLVLQPQTAPLRQLDMDTWTSPGSASAAVHAAGAGVAAVDAVMLGEDPLAFCAVRPPGHHATSSTAMGFCLLNNIAIAAAYARDRHGLERIAVVDFDVHHGNGTQDIFQHDARVSYYSTHQAGLFPESGLRRDRGAGNLMNILLPPGSGGFRFRNVWADEMLPAIDDFRPQLLLISAGFDAHLRDPQADLMLETDDFAWITRELHALARRHAAGRVVSMLEGGYDLQALAECSVAHLQALMATPSGNGPG, from the coding sequence ATGTTGGTCTTCACCCATCCCGCCTGCCTGCTGCACGATCCCGGCCCTGGCCATCCTGAATGCCCGCAACGCCTGCAGGTGGTGCTCGATGCGCTGCATGAGGCTTTCCCCGGCCAACTGGAGTGGCGCGAAGCGCCACCGGCCAAGTTTGGCGAACTGACCCGGGTCCACGACAGCGCGCTGCTGGATCTGGTGCTGCAACCGCAGACCGCACCGCTGCGCCAGCTGGACATGGACACCTGGACCTCGCCGGGTTCGGCCAGTGCCGCGGTGCATGCCGCCGGCGCAGGTGTCGCGGCCGTCGATGCAGTGATGCTGGGTGAGGATCCACTGGCCTTCTGCGCGGTGCGCCCGCCCGGCCACCATGCCACCAGCAGTACCGCGATGGGTTTCTGCCTGCTCAACAACATCGCCATCGCCGCCGCCTACGCCCGCGATCGCCACGGCCTGGAGCGGATCGCGGTGGTCGATTTCGATGTCCACCACGGCAACGGCACCCAGGACATCTTCCAGCACGACGCCCGGGTGTCCTACTACAGCACCCATCAGGCAGGGCTGTTCCCCGAGTCCGGCCTGCGCCGTGACCGCGGCGCCGGCAACCTGATGAACATCCTGCTGCCACCGGGCAGCGGTGGCTTCCGCTTCCGCAACGTCTGGGCCGACGAGATGCTGCCGGCGATCGACGACTTCCGCCCCCAGCTGCTGCTGATCTCGGCCGGCTTCGATGCCCACCTGCGCGATCCGCAGGCCGACCTGATGCTGGAGACCGACGATTTCGCCTGGATCACCCGCGAACTGCACGCGCTGGCACGCCGCCATGCCGCTGGCCGGGTGGTGTCGATGCTGGAGGGCGGATACGACCTGCAGGCCCTGGCCGAGTGCAGCGTGGCCCATCTGCAGGCACTGATGGCGACGCCTTCCGGCAACGGGCCTGGATGA
- the rlmM gene encoding 23S rRNA (cytidine(2498)-2'-O)-methyltransferase RlmM: MAPVTETGIGLLCLCRQGFEPELAGELQFRAGAAGFAGYARTQRNDGYVLFMCDEAAALAPRLPWRELIFARQKLVVLAELPQLDPADRITPMLDVLADAPRFGDLWVEHPDSDAGKPLSGLARAFGNALRPALRKAGKLSDKPNARLPRLHVVFVDGTHAFICVANPDDSAPWALGIPRLKLLPDAPSRSALKLDEALLTLLAPEEREALVRPGMRAADLGAAPGGWTWVLTRQHVHVLSIDNGPLRQHVLDTGLVEHLRADGFHWHPEQPLDWMVCDMVEQPRRVAERMATWFREGWCKHAIFNLKLPMKKRWDETRLCLDLFQDQAGKPLVVRAKQLYHDREEITVLASPLR, encoded by the coding sequence ATGGCGCCCGTTACTGAGACCGGCATCGGCCTGCTGTGCCTGTGCCGGCAGGGCTTCGAGCCCGAGCTGGCCGGCGAACTGCAGTTCCGCGCAGGCGCTGCCGGTTTTGCCGGTTACGCCCGCACCCAGCGCAATGATGGCTACGTGCTCTTCATGTGCGATGAAGCCGCGGCGCTTGCACCGCGACTGCCGTGGCGCGAGCTGATCTTCGCCCGCCAGAAGCTGGTGGTGCTGGCCGAGCTGCCGCAGCTGGACCCGGCCGACCGCATCACCCCGATGCTGGACGTGCTGGCCGATGCGCCGCGCTTTGGTGATCTGTGGGTGGAGCATCCCGATTCGGACGCTGGCAAACCGCTGTCCGGACTGGCGCGTGCGTTCGGCAATGCCCTGCGCCCGGCGCTGCGCAAGGCCGGCAAACTCAGCGACAAACCCAACGCACGCCTGCCGCGCCTGCACGTGGTGTTCGTCGATGGCACCCACGCTTTCATCTGCGTGGCCAACCCGGACGACAGTGCACCCTGGGCGTTGGGCATTCCGCGCCTGAAGCTGTTGCCCGACGCACCCTCGCGCTCGGCATTGAAGCTGGATGAGGCACTGCTGACCCTGCTTGCCCCGGAAGAACGCGAAGCGCTGGTTCGCCCGGGCATGCGCGCGGCCGACCTCGGCGCGGCACCGGGCGGCTGGACCTGGGTGCTGACCCGCCAGCACGTGCATGTGCTGAGCATCGACAACGGCCCGCTGCGCCAGCACGTACTGGACACCGGCCTGGTCGAGCACCTGCGTGCCGATGGCTTCCATTGGCATCCGGAGCAGCCGCTGGACTGGATGGTCTGCGACATGGTCGAGCAACCGCGTCGCGTCGCCGAACGCATGGCCACCTGGTTCCGCGAAGGCTGGTGCAAGCACGCGATTTTCAACCTGAAGCTGCCGATGAAGAAGCGCTGGGACGAAACGCGCCTGTGCCTGGACCTGTTCCAGGACCAGGCCGGCAAGCCGCTGGTGGTGCGTGCCAAGCAGCTGTACCACGACCGTGAGGAAATCACGGTGCTGGCGTCGCCGCTGCGCTGA
- the ubiH gene encoding 2-octaprenyl-6-methoxyphenyl hydroxylase gives MSERHDVLIVGGGLVGASLAIALDRLGRDVGLLEASPAGELPAVFDQRNLSFAAATINALTALGVMQKLSMAPGPIRRIHVSRAGDFGRVQLDATDYDRPWFGQVVVARDFGQALESRLQELPRLRRYRPMRFLGLGDVIDGYRQVRVADDSGERVLLARLVVGADGTSSGVRDALGIEVDRHDFQQTLFVARVRSQRAPDGTAWERFTDTGPTALLPRGDRHFGTVHGVARDQAEAVMALDDSAWLQRLQQAIGWRAGRLLDSGPRSAYPLIQVLASALVGERTVLLGNAAQTIHPLGAQGFNLGLRDALTLAELLEVEGDAGSDALLRSYVARREEDRRQTVAFSGGLARLTSNPAPLLRPLRSLGLVAAQRASVQSMLVGGAMGFRGDVPRLCRGEAA, from the coding sequence ATGAGTGAACGACATGACGTGCTGATCGTCGGTGGTGGTCTGGTGGGTGCCAGCCTGGCCATCGCCCTGGACCGGCTGGGCCGCGACGTGGGCCTGCTCGAGGCCAGCCCGGCTGGCGAACTGCCAGCGGTGTTCGACCAGCGCAACCTCAGTTTTGCCGCAGCCACCATCAACGCGCTGACCGCGCTGGGGGTCATGCAGAAACTGTCGATGGCGCCCGGCCCGATCCGCCGCATCCATGTCAGCCGCGCCGGTGATTTCGGCCGCGTGCAGCTCGATGCAACGGATTACGACCGGCCGTGGTTCGGCCAGGTGGTGGTGGCGCGTGATTTCGGCCAGGCGCTGGAAAGCCGGCTGCAGGAGCTGCCACGACTGCGCCGCTACCGGCCGATGCGTTTCCTTGGTCTGGGCGATGTGATTGATGGTTACCGCCAGGTGCGGGTGGCCGATGACAGCGGCGAGCGCGTGCTGCTGGCGCGACTGGTGGTCGGTGCCGACGGCACCAGCAGCGGCGTGCGAGATGCGTTGGGCATCGAAGTTGATCGCCACGATTTCCAGCAGACGCTGTTCGTGGCCCGCGTACGCAGCCAGCGTGCGCCCGATGGCACCGCCTGGGAGCGCTTCACCGATACCGGCCCGACGGCGTTGCTGCCGCGTGGCGACCGCCATTTCGGCACCGTGCATGGCGTCGCCCGTGACCAGGCCGAAGCGGTGATGGCGCTGGACGACAGCGCGTGGCTGCAGCGCCTGCAGCAGGCCATCGGCTGGCGTGCGGGTCGCCTGCTCGACTCTGGTCCGCGCAGCGCCTATCCGCTGATCCAGGTACTGGCGAGCGCGCTGGTGGGGGAGCGCACGGTGCTGCTTGGCAATGCCGCGCAGACCATCCATCCGCTGGGTGCACAGGGTTTCAACCTCGGCCTGCGCGATGCGTTGACGTTGGCCGAGCTGCTGGAAGTGGAGGGCGACGCTGGCAGCGACGCACTGCTGCGATCCTATGTGGCCCGCCGTGAAGAAGATCGACGACAGACGGTGGCGTTCTCCGGTGGTCTTGCGCGCCTGACCAGCAATCCGGCGCCGCTGCTGCGCCCCCTGCGCAGCCTGGGCCTGGTGGCCGCACAGCGCGCCTCGGTGCAGTCGATGCTGGTCGGTGGTGCGATGGGCTTCCGTGGCGACGTGCCGCGCCTGTGTCGCGGAGAAGCCGCATGA
- a CDS encoding cob(I)yrinic acid a,c-diamide adenosyltransferase, whose amino-acid sequence MGHRLSRIYTRTGDDGSTGLGDGSRVGKDDLRVASYGTVDEANATLGLLLAVPLPEDIRALVVHLQHQLFDLGAELCVPGHAAIHAADVSALEQQLDHYNADLPMLKEFILPAGGEAAARCHLARTVVRRAERDTVALARVEPVRSEALQYLNRLSDLLFVLARVLARADGHGEALWQPQHRQR is encoded by the coding sequence ATGGGTCATCGCCTCTCGCGCATCTACACCCGCACCGGCGACGACGGCAGCACCGGCCTGGGTGACGGCAGCCGGGTCGGCAAGGACGATCTGCGTGTTGCCTCCTATGGCACCGTCGACGAAGCCAATGCCACGCTCGGGCTGTTGCTCGCCGTGCCGCTGCCGGAGGACATCCGCGCGCTGGTCGTGCACCTGCAGCACCAGCTGTTCGATCTGGGCGCCGAACTGTGCGTTCCCGGCCATGCCGCGATCCACGCCGCCGACGTATCGGCCCTGGAACAGCAGCTGGACCACTACAACGCCGACCTGCCGATGCTGAAGGAGTTCATCCTGCCGGCCGGCGGCGAGGCCGCCGCGCGCTGCCACCTGGCCCGTACCGTGGTCCGCCGCGCCGAGCGCGACACGGTGGCCCTGGCCCGGGTGGAACCGGTACGCAGCGAAGCGCTGCAGTACCTCAACCGGCTGTCAGACCTGCTGTTCGTGCTGGCCCGGGTGCTGGCACGGGCCGATGGCCACGGCGAAGCGCTGTGGCAACCACAGCATCGCCAGCGCTGA
- a CDS encoding EF-hand domain-containing protein produces MNTPRISLLLCTALLASPALAQPVRPQPAQSAPLRDDSGVVRQQSLSAGRVTGSVDIVVPLGETPITVRSVAPASVVGQYRIHFAELDVDGDGFISREEAQVNPALADEFNALDVKRRGKLDRADLAGWLVD; encoded by the coding sequence ATGAACACCCCGCGCATTTCCCTGCTGCTGTGTACCGCGTTGCTGGCATCGCCGGCACTGGCACAGCCGGTGCGCCCGCAGCCGGCGCAGAGTGCTCCGCTGCGCGATGACAGTGGCGTGGTCCGCCAGCAGTCGCTGTCGGCCGGCCGGGTGACCGGCAGCGTCGACATCGTGGTGCCGCTGGGCGAAACCCCGATAACGGTGCGTTCGGTGGCGCCGGCCAGCGTGGTCGGCCAGTACCGCATCCATTTCGCCGAGCTGGACGTGGACGGTGATGGCTTCATCAGCCGTGAGGAGGCGCAGGTGAACCCGGCGCTTGCCGACGAGTTCAACGCATTGGACGTGAAGCGTCGCGGCAAGCTGGACCGCGCCGATCTGGCCGGTTGGCTGGTGGATTGA
- the lptD gene encoding LPS-assembly protein LptD, giving the protein MRRALRLLPLPLSIAVCLPAWADDKPLNWGLCPATDVIPAFTDAPTPVPGQDKAAASAAREQQPTDIEGDQLLGTTTVPQYQGNVALRRGDQFVGTDKLSFDTESGNYVADGNVRYQDASIRMVAKRAEGNQESDTHKITDIQYQLVSRRGNGEAESVDLQGAVGQMHRSTYTTCDPSQPVWRLTAPEIEVDNDEGFGTARNAVLRIGKVPILWAPYFKFPIDDRRKTGLLFPQLGMSGRNGFDYAQPIYFNLAPNYDDTLTPRYMSRRGLMLDNEFRYLYEGGRGELITAFMPNDKLRDRDRGQVIFGGYHNVDSHWQARANLAWVSDERYVEDFANRLVGVTASNLQSTVGLYGTGKNWTAGIMADRWQLTDYTLNESALPYNRQPRLFLNWDKPLLPWLETGVYAEAVRFTHDDINFKYGAEAGPDLQYTRNGQTQRIYGGSRLDVKPYVSFPISGAAWYVTPTLAYRYTGYELDRGLADATRRSILVSQGIDPNTATPEQLRGNTSPSRSLPIASLDAGLFFDRETKIGGKSFLQTLEPRLFYLRTPYRDQDELPIFDTRDFTFSWGQLFRDSRYTGADRQNDANQLTMALSTRFIDQTTGKERFSASIGQIQYFDESRVSVTPGGAPVEKGKSAWIADGNYMINDRWTLGATYQWDPKYKREDLASVRARYLMSNDGVVNLTYRYRINSGAPATANKHDRTLLEQADLSFLYPLNERWSLVGRYYYSIQDKEPLEIIGGVQWDSCCLAVRAVARRYVRNREGEMNNSIQLEFVLKGLSSLGQDTDRTLRRAILGYNRDDLYLVPPSNTGATRDDYDPNLIP; this is encoded by the coding sequence GTGCGCCGAGCCCTCCGCCTGCTTCCCCTGCCCCTGAGCATCGCCGTCTGCCTTCCGGCATGGGCCGATGACAAGCCGCTCAACTGGGGCCTTTGCCCGGCCACGGACGTGATCCCTGCGTTCACCGACGCGCCGACGCCGGTGCCCGGCCAGGACAAGGCTGCCGCCAGCGCTGCGCGCGAACAGCAGCCCACCGACATCGAGGGCGACCAGCTGCTGGGCACCACCACCGTGCCGCAGTACCAGGGCAATGTGGCGCTGCGCCGGGGCGACCAGTTCGTCGGCACCGACAAGCTCAGCTTCGATACCGAAAGCGGCAACTACGTCGCCGACGGCAACGTCCGTTACCAGGATGCCTCGATCCGGATGGTCGCCAAGCGCGCCGAGGGCAACCAGGAAAGCGACACCCACAAGATCACCGACATCCAGTACCAGCTGGTGTCCCGCCGCGGCAATGGCGAAGCCGAATCAGTCGACCTGCAGGGCGCGGTCGGGCAGATGCACCGCTCCACCTACACCACCTGCGACCCGTCGCAGCCGGTATGGCGGCTGACGGCGCCGGAGATCGAAGTCGACAACGACGAAGGCTTCGGCACCGCCCGCAACGCCGTACTGCGGATCGGCAAGGTGCCGATCCTGTGGGCGCCCTACTTCAAGTTCCCGATCGATGACCGGCGCAAGACAGGCCTGCTGTTCCCGCAGCTGGGCATGTCCGGGCGCAACGGTTTCGATTACGCACAGCCGATCTACTTCAACCTGGCGCCGAACTACGACGACACGTTGACCCCGCGCTACATGAGCCGGCGCGGCCTGATGCTCGACAACGAGTTCCGCTACCTCTATGAAGGCGGCCGCGGCGAACTGATCACCGCGTTCATGCCCAACGACAAGCTGCGCGACCGCGATCGCGGCCAGGTGATATTCGGTGGCTACCACAACGTGGACAGCCACTGGCAGGCCCGTGCCAACCTGGCCTGGGTCAGCGACGAGCGCTACGTGGAAGACTTCGCCAACCGCCTGGTAGGTGTCACCGCCTCGAACCTGCAGAGCACCGTGGGCCTGTATGGCACCGGCAAGAACTGGACGGCCGGCATCATGGCCGACCGCTGGCAGCTGACCGACTACACCCTCAACGAGAGCGCGCTGCCTTACAACCGGCAGCCACGCCTGTTCCTCAACTGGGACAAGCCGCTGCTGCCGTGGCTGGAGACCGGTGTCTATGCCGAGGCCGTGCGCTTCACCCACGACGACATCAACTTCAAGTACGGCGCCGAGGCCGGTCCCGACCTGCAGTACACGCGCAACGGCCAGACCCAGCGCATTTACGGCGGCTCGCGCCTGGATGTGAAGCCCTACGTGTCGTTCCCGATCAGCGGCGCGGCCTGGTACGTCACCCCGACCCTGGCCTACCGTTACACCGGCTACGAGCTGGACCGCGGGTTGGCCGATGCCACCCGCAGGAGCATCCTGGTCTCGCAGGGCATCGATCCGAACACGGCCACGCCGGAACAGCTGCGCGGCAATACCTCGCCCAGCCGCAGCCTGCCGATCGCCAGCCTCGACGCCGGCCTGTTCTTCGATCGTGAGACGAAGATCGGTGGCAAGTCGTTCCTGCAGACCCTGGAGCCGCGCCTGTTCTACCTGCGCACGCCCTACCGCGATCAGGACGAGCTGCCGATCTTCGATACCCGCGACTTCACCTTCAGCTGGGGCCAGCTGTTCCGCGATTCGCGTTATACGGGCGCTGATCGCCAGAACGACGCCAACCAGCTGACCATGGCCCTGAGCACCCGCTTCATCGACCAGACCACCGGCAAGGAACGCTTCTCGGCCTCCATCGGCCAGATCCAGTACTTCGACGAATCGCGGGTGTCCGTGACCCCCGGTGGCGCGCCGGTGGAAAAGGGCAAGTCGGCCTGGATCGCCGACGGCAACTACATGATCAACGACCGCTGGACGCTGGGCGCCACCTACCAGTGGGATCCCAAGTACAAGCGCGAGGATCTGGCCAGCGTCCGTGCCCGCTACCTGATGTCCAACGACGGCGTGGTCAACCTGACCTACCGTTACCGCATCAATTCCGGCGCCCCGGCCACCGCCAACAAGCACGACCGCACCCTGCTGGAACAGGCCGACCTGTCGTTCCTGTACCCGCTGAACGAGCGCTGGAGCCTGGTGGGCCGTTATTACTACTCGATCCAGGACAAGGAACCGCTGGAGATCATCGGTGGCGTACAGTGGGACAGCTGCTGCCTGGCCGTGCGCGCCGTGGCCCGCCGCTACGTGCGCAACCGCGAAGGCGAAATGAACAACTCCATCCAGCTCGAGTTCGTGCTCAAGGGCTTGAGCTCCCTCGGCCAGGACACGGACCGCACTTTGCGCCGTGCTATCCTCGGCTACAACCGCGACGACCTCTATCTCGTGCCGCCCAGCAACACCGGCGCGACCCGCGATGACTACGATCCGAATCTGATCCCATGA
- a CDS encoding peptidylprolyl isomerase: MTKSFPVLLASLLAVSSVSAPLQVIAQEAQPLDRIAAVVDEDVILQSELQRAIANIKAQYAGREAQLPPDDVLSRQVLERLVLVKLQVARAQGSGIHVGDQELTQAMNAIAQQNGSTLDALRQRLAHDGIDFNDFRASVRDEITVQRLRQSFAQSRISVSEGEVDAALKQQADAGNQFHLAHILVALPDGATAEQIATGQKKADGVKELLDKGELDFNAAAVRYSDSPNALEGGDLGWRTLDEIPAAFAQTMQQMKAGEVVGPIRGPSGFQLLKLVEVRDASAAAGTHTVTEYHGRHILVRVDDAQSDAAAKAKIDTLRARIAGGADFQQVAKESSEDTNSKGQGGDLGWFPADAFGPAFGQQVAGIQDGGVSQPFRTDAGWHIVQRVGTRQTDVGSDNQRAQVRETIGRRKLEDEYNRFLQELRGEAFVSFRSGDRAENTATPPQS, from the coding sequence ATGACCAAGAGCTTCCCCGTTCTCCTCGCATCGCTTCTGGCGGTGTCCAGCGTGTCCGCCCCCCTGCAGGTCATTGCGCAGGAGGCCCAGCCGTTGGACCGCATCGCTGCTGTCGTCGATGAGGACGTGATCCTGCAGAGCGAGCTCCAGCGTGCGATCGCCAACATCAAGGCGCAGTACGCCGGCCGCGAGGCCCAGCTGCCCCCTGATGACGTGCTCAGCCGCCAGGTGCTCGAGCGCCTGGTGCTGGTCAAGCTGCAGGTGGCCCGTGCGCAGGGCAGCGGTATCCATGTCGGCGACCAGGAACTGACCCAGGCGATGAATGCCATCGCCCAGCAGAACGGTTCGACCCTGGATGCCCTGCGTCAGCGTCTGGCCCATGACGGCATCGATTTCAACGATTTCCGCGCCTCGGTGCGTGACGAGATCACCGTGCAGCGCCTGCGCCAGAGCTTTGCGCAGAGCCGCATCAGCGTCAGCGAAGGCGAGGTCGATGCGGCCCTGAAGCAGCAGGCCGATGCCGGCAACCAATTCCACTTGGCGCACATCCTGGTCGCCCTGCCCGACGGCGCCACTGCCGAGCAGATCGCCACCGGCCAGAAGAAGGCCGACGGCGTGAAGGAGCTGCTGGACAAGGGCGAACTGGACTTCAATGCGGCGGCCGTGCGCTATTCCGACAGCCCCAATGCACTGGAAGGCGGCGACCTTGGCTGGCGCACCCTGGATGAAATCCCGGCGGCGTTCGCACAGACGATGCAGCAGATGAAGGCTGGCGAAGTGGTTGGCCCGATCCGCGGCCCGAGCGGCTTCCAGCTGCTGAAGCTGGTGGAAGTGCGTGACGCCAGCGCGGCGGCAGGCACCCACACCGTCACCGAGTACCACGGCCGCCATATCCTGGTGCGCGTGGACGATGCACAGTCCGACGCGGCCGCCAAGGCCAAGATCGATACCCTGCGCGCCCGCATTGCCGGCGGTGCCGACTTCCAGCAGGTGGCCAAGGAATCGTCCGAGGACACCAACAGCAAGGGCCAGGGCGGCGATCTGGGCTGGTTCCCGGCCGACGCATTCGGCCCGGCCTTCGGCCAGCAGGTGGCAGGCATCCAGGACGGCGGCGTCAGCCAGCCGTTCCGCACCGATGCGGGCTGGCACATCGTGCAGCGCGTGGGCACCCGCCAGACCGATGTCGGCAGTGACAACCAGCGCGCCCAGGTCCGCGAGACCATCGGTCGCCGCAAGCTGGAAGACGAGTACAACCGCTTCCTGCAGGAGCTGCGTGGCGAAGCCTTCGTCAGCTTCCGCAGCGGTGACCGGGCGGAAAATACCGCCACGCCTCCGCAGTCCTGA